accctgaatctgtaaggatgtcagagggccaacctaccctggcaaagatgtctgttagggccaggcacacagtgttagccctggtgttgcctagagcgactgcttctggccatcgggtagcaaagtccactaaagtcagtacgtactgctttcctctgggcgtcttttttgggaaagggcccagaatatccacagctactcgctgaaatgggacctcaattatggggagtggctggagaggggccttgacctggtcttgaggctttcccactctttggcatacctcacaagaccggacatacttggcaacgtccttgcccatcccctcccagtggaaggacttccccaaccggtctttggttctgtttaccccagcatggccactgggatgatcatgggctaagcttaagagcttcccccggtacttagttggaaccaccaactgtttttgcggctgccattcttcccggtgtccaccagaaagaatttccttgtataaaagtccttggtctataaaaaactgggatcgattagaagagctgagaggcggtggggtgctccgtgccgccgcccaagctttctgaaggctgtcatctgcttcctgttcagtctggaactgttccctggaGGCtgaggtcaccagttcttcctcagactgtggacttgggcttggtccctctggaagcgatgtaggtgatggggttgtttccgttgctggtgaaccggtctccgctggtgcacctgagggtatttcaggctctggctgagtcttttgggtatggctgtctgttgcttctgccagttttggctcgctggcgcccactggcgttgagtttgaagatgtagttgcacttgctggtgctggttgttgttccagttccgggcctgggactggagatgctgtggctgtttcagtggtaggcatggaatccgggtccactacctctgtctgggtctctggtaacacagacggggcctctgtggacggctcaggaacaggaatgggtctggaagcttgcctggtttggctacgtgtaaccattcccactctcttggcccgcctcacctggttggccaagtcttcccccagtagcatggggataggataattgtcatagactgcaaaagtccacattcctgaccagcctttgtactggacaggcagttgagctgtaggcaagtctacagcttgtgacatgaaggggtaaattgtaactttggcctttgggttgatgaatttggggtcaacgaaggattggtggatagctgacacttgtgcccccgtgtctctccacgcagtaaccttctttccgcccactctcaaattttcccttcgctccaagggtatttgagaggcatctgggcctggggatctttggtgtgatggtggtgtaatgaattgcactcgcatggtgttctttggacagttggccttgatatgtcccagttcattacacttaaagcatcttccatctgatgggtcactgggccgaggtgagttactggagactggtgaggttgaagggtagggtatctgtggctttacttgggtggtatgtggggtctttggctgtcctcggttgtagggtttatggtctgtgtgccccctggggtaatcgttccccttgacagtagctttcttgctttctgccagttccatccatttggctccaatctcccccgcctcagcgatatctttgggatttccatcttgtatgtaccgtgtgatgtcttcaggaacaccatccaagaactgctccatttgtatgaggaggtgcagttcttccaaggtttgaacgttgtttcctgttatccaggcctcacagttttttgcaatgtagtgggcgtgtttgggaaatgacacctctggtttccacttttgggttctgaaacgccgacgggcatgatctggggttatccccattctgtatctggccttggtttgaaaaagtttatagtcattcatttgctgcttaggcatttcagctgccacctctgctaaaggtccactgagctgtgacctcaattctaccatgtactggtcttcgggaatgctgtacccaagacaggctctttcaaaattttccaagaaggcctcggtgtcatcccctgccttgtaggtgggaaatttcctgtgctgtggagcaataatgggcgctgggttgttagggttggctggcacatgcagcccagcttttgccaactccagttcatgttttctctgtttttccttctcttcattctctttttgttgtttttccatttctttttgttgtttttccatttctcggtggtgggccgcctcctcttcttcttgcttccttctgtgggccaactcttcttctgcttgtttccttcggtaggctacctcttcttcttctagttttcttttgtgtgctgcctcttgggttgcctgttctctttggaaggctgccagtttgatgctttcttccttttctttcatctccatctgtcgcctgtgttcagcttctttgatttgttcttcggcctcaatttttgccttagaagtcatggttcctgttttcttgtgttggggtgccctccggtgtttatcttctgaactgcaggttctgttgcctcctgaagtctgcctagcaacagtgcctttagctaatcttcaatgttaagtaaacctgaaaaaccactttatttgcatttatatagtgctggaacttgcctcctaatgggagggctattgcatgacaaaagacccttaacagtctggtaatggcttcttgcttaacatgcaagccacaaactgccagagagagcagaaaaaaaaattctctctggttcccttttaaaaccaactgtttctctctgctaaaaagcccttagcagagaaaagaaaaatataatattcctactggcttctggattctgtctatatcccacccgctgctacaccatatcataaccttagtcccagatttggaccttagcgtccaaaatatgggggttagcatgaaaacctccaagcttagttaccagcttggacctggtacttgctgccaccacccaaaaaattagagtgttttggggcactctggtccccctgaaaaaccttccctgggaccccaagacccaaatcccttgagtctcacaacaaagggaaataatcctttttcccttcccccctccaggtgctcctgaagagatacacagacacaagctctgtgaaactacacagagggattccccctctctgtttccaatcctggaaacaaatagtactttcctattcccccagagggaatgcaaaatcaggctagcaatccaacacacagatctccccttgatttcttcctcccaccaattccctggtgagtacagactcaatttccctgaagtaaagaaaaacttcaacaggtcttaaaagaaagctttatataaaaagaaagaaaaatacatacaaatgttctctctgtattaagatgatacaatacagggtcaattgcttaaaagaatattgaataaacagccttattcaaaaagaatacaaatcaaagcactccagcacttatattcatgcaaataccaaagaaaagaaaccatataacttactatctgatctctttgtccttacacttagaaacagaagactagaaagtagaaactacttctccaaagctcagagaaagcaggcagacagacaaaagaccagacacacaattccctccacccagagttgaaaaaatccggtttcctgattggtcctctggtcaggtgcttcaggtgaaagagacattaacccttagctatggtCACAAAAGCAGGGCACTTCTGAGTTCAATtagaattttggatgtgcacagaacacagacaggactgaTTCCCGCATGGTTACagactgcagtaaagtggaacaattttcagcttctgtgattggaagatatctggatccatattataagactgtccaaCATAAATACGGAAAaattgaggtgcctttattattcttttgttccattctttgtttcgatggggaatttgccagtgcaatattactctcttccttttaaacaaacaaaatttttaaaaaatggtaatggctattgaaaatagcaattccagtcctagttAGCACTCAGAAGACCCCAGCATCTGTTGCTCAATTttttcctactttttctacagcaaattacagaggatcagcatatttgatttgggagaaatgaagtaactgcTGCCCAAATTgcgcttgagcactcctgaattttgagggtgttcaaatcGGGAAGGCAAGTGCTAGAtttcctttctgaatattagataaAATTGGAAAGGAAAAAGTCAAATTTCTATTTTCAtagctcagaagtggaaatcctcctgtactATATCTGAAGTTGCCCAGGTTCtctagtagagcctcccctcccttacttttcattttaacttctggtgtgatccacatacctcccttgctaggcttcagatagagaggtgcaGTGTCCATTTACTCCACCCAGTTCCTTCTGATAGATAGGATGCTTTAGAGTGGGCCCGAATCCACAATGTACGCTGAGCAGGTGATCACACGCTTGATGCATGAACAAGGGGGGCTCAGAAGGTGGGTGAATGAAGTCAGCAAGCAAGAGCTGGGTGGACAACCTCCCCCTTGCACTCAAGCTTGTGAAGTGCCAATAAAAAAGTTCTCAGTACTGATAAGGAAGCTGCTTGTACACCAGGATCTGCTCAAGGCCATGAATTTTGTAATCAAATGCTTCACCAGGTGCTGTTAATTAACCGCAGGCAATTAAATCATTTAACTGTGATGTAAAGTTGCTTATACAAATTTGTGCTTTATTGAAGAGAAAAGTGGGGCTGGTTCTGGTTCTCTGTGGAGAAGGGGCTTGTTCTTTGTCATCTGCGTTCATGCTCCAATAAAGAACTTGGTTTTGGATTTTGCTGGTTTGCCTGTCTCtcttgcggtcagacaacgaacctgAAAAGTCTGGGATAAAGATAACCCCAAAACTtcttgggggctgccaggcaaaGTCATACCAATTTCCCCAGTCTGgagaagtcttctgagggtgctatcTGGGTCAAAACCTTCTACTCCTTTGgaacacttgttccccattcacactgCCACCCACTTCTAGCAGCCAGCTCCCCATGCACAggaagctgcagcgcatggagtctctcagcttcccccctccctttcctattGATAGcgaccaagggaatgctgggaaatgtagttccttccctgctccagggccagtTCTATAGTCAGGTAGCTAGCCAAGGATCTACATCTCCCAGGGCCCCATGGGATCTCAGCTCCTGTGCTGGATCTGGGTTGCTCTGAGGCTCCATTTCTGCACAAAGGAGGAAGTGGATGTCACAGGCCCTCTTCTGAGCTTGGGCCGGCCTTATGGCCATTTGGTAAGTCTTCTctgtttacaattatattttgagacatACCAGTTAGCCTTCTTTCAATCCATTTAATGTCTGGTATGTTCATTTAATATCTTTCTgattttttcataaaaatatcaTGTAGTATCCAGGAAAATGCCTTATtgaagtctattacatcaacattaTTACATTGAGCAACAAAGTTATAAGCTCATCAGAAAGGGAAATCTAGTTAGTTtggcaggatctattttccataaacccatgttgattggcattaattataatgTCCTCTTTTCTAAACAAGTCCTGTATTAGCTATTACAGTATTTTGGCCATGATCGATGTCAGACCAAGAGGCTTATAACTAATTGGGTcttcctgtttacccttttcttttaaaatattgagaCAATATTGGCTGTCTTCCAGTCTTTTAGAACTTCCTCtatgttccaagacttattgaaaaacaGCATCAACAGTCCAGTAAGCTACTAGGTAacctcttttaaaattaaatttagtaACTGTTCTAACTTTAatatcctcctgagatactagtggaatgacAAGATTCTTATCATCACGATATGATGACAATACATCATCTGTCCCTCCCATACAgatcagaaatatttattgaaatctTCTTCattttttgcattattattgataattataCTATCTCCAACTAGTAATGGACCGATACCATTGTCAGAATTCTTTCTGTTGCTATtatactttaaaaacttttttttatgatgccttaactctgctgggtatagatttctccttgtgtctcttgtctCTTATCAGTTTTCTACAGTTCCTAGCATCTCATCTATATATATTACTATCAAACGGAAGAGCGCTTTGCCATCCATTTAGCTCAGGGATGGTAAAacatttttggcccaagggccacatctgggtggggaaattgtatgcaaggACATGAATGTAGCGCTGGGGTAGGCGATTGCGGTGTGGGAGTGTGCAGGGTATGGGATGGGATACAGCGTGCAGGAAGGGTCTCAGGGCAAAGTGCTGGGTGCAgtaggggtgcagcaggggatcAAGACAGGGGGctaagaggctcagggcaggtgtttggggtgcaggactcGTTCAGGGTACAGACTCTGGCCCGGCACCACTTGCCCTGAGTGGCTCCGgcgcacagcggggctaagggaggctccctgcctgccctggaccTGCACCattcctggaagtggccagcacatctgGCAGCGGctcctgggagtggggtggggcaggtggctCCACCAcacgctgcccttgcctgcaggtaccacgcccaaagctcccattggctgaggttccccattcacagccaatgggagctgtcagGGACGATGCCTGCAAGCAAGGGTAACAGGGACGTGGTGCtgtctgcttccaggagcagtgcggAGACAGGGCAGGCAAGAAGCCTgacttagccccgctgcaccacgGGGCTGGCAATCCTGCGGGCCAGactgaaagccctgatgggctgtATCCAGCCCATGGGtcgtagtttgccctcccctgatttagtgggtcttcactagacctgctaaattgatccCTGCTTCACTGATTGCAGCAGTGTCAATCTCCTGCTAGTGAATACCAGTCCTTGatctgaaggcatcaagagatggagaatccatcacttcccttggtagtttgttgcAAAGGTCAATCACCCTGACTGTTAACAATTCATGCTTCCTTTCTAACTGGAATTTATCCAGCATCAGCTTCTAGCTGTTACCTCTTATTTTGACTTTGCTAGATTAATATGCAGtagcagggagggatagctcagtggtttgagcattggcctgctaaacctaggggtTATGAATTCAATCCCTGAGGGAGCCGTTTAAGGAtcagaggaaaaacaaacaaaaaactgtctgggacagtacttggtcttgctaatgaaggcagaggactagactccatgacttttcaaggccccttccagtcttACACTTCTATGATTTTCTCCATAGAAGTTGTCTGCATACTTATAATGTAACCACACATTGAATAGAATGGAAACCACAAAGATACGTATAATCATTATTTTCAGTTGCACATCTGCTTTAACTTGGATAAAAAATCATCAATGTGAAGCCTCTCCACAAGGGTTTGACCAAGTGGACCCAGATGAAGGGTTGCATGAGACctttctctacagaaaaggataaatggacacaaatcagatattaggaatggcaatatacaaaagcttgtaggtgaacacttcaacctccctggccacactatagcagaccttaaggtggccatcctgcagcaaaaaaccttcaggaccagacttcaaagagaaactgctgagcttcagttcatctgcaaatttgacaccatcagctcaggccAACTACAAAAcgagtttctcctcccttggttttcacatctcaactgctagaaaagggtctcatcctccctgattgaactaacatcgttatctctagcttgcttgcatatatatacctgcccctggaaatttccactacatgcatctgacgaagtgggtattcacccatgaaagctcgtgctctaaaacgtctgttagtctataaggtgccacaggattctctgctgcttttatgaGACCTGAGGAACGTCCTTAAAGTTTTCCCACCAACCTCAGTTGGAGAAGTCCAGGAGTAACAACTGGGTAAGGCCTTGGAGGTCTCATTACATATTACTGACCTTTTAGGATTCAAGCCGGTGGGAGATGTTGAAAATTGGCTTTTGATGTTTCTCAAGTTAGAAAGCCCAAAAGGGAGTCACCCAAATTTAGAGGCCCCTTTTAAAACTCTGCCTTTTATAACTCCATTCCCAGCTCCAAGCTTGAGTTGCCAGGCTGCCTTCTTGGAATATTCACAGAGCCAGGAGTGTTAAAGTAGGTGATAGCTGGAATATCAAATGGTACCGTTGGGGTCACCCTATTTCTCCATCCTAACCCAGTGAGTTGCTGGCTCATTGTCCCATGCACAGGGTTCCCATATGGGATTGCAGCTGCCTCACCCTGCACTGGCACCACACTGGGATCACTGCAGATGACTGCTATGAGCTTCCAGGCACAGTGGCAGATCCGTACCTTTAAGTAAATCAGAACAGCTCCTACGACTTCCTCAGGCACTGATCACAGGGATGGCAATTAaccatttaaacaaacaaaccaggaaagtggtggattctacTTCTTGATGTCTTCCAGTCCAGACTGGCTGACAGTCTGGTAGATTGTGCTgcttcttgcagctcccattggcggggAATGGCAAACCCCGGCCACTGGGACCTGCAagaggccatgcaaatgtaaacaaactgtctggtggcccggCAGCAGATTATCCCAAAGAGTCACATGTGGCCCATGGGcggcaggttgcccaccactggtctatcaGAATattagaatattagggttagaagagacctcagaaggtcatctagtccaatcccctgctcaaagcaggacctacatcaactaaatcatcccagccagggctttatcaagcccggccttaaaaacatctaaggatggagattccaccacctccctaggtaacccattcaacatcttcaccagcctcctagtgaaacagtgtctcctaatatccaacctagacctcccccactgcaacttgagacagttgctcctttttctgtcatctacAACCACTGAGAATAGTTGAGTTACATCCTCTTCAGAATCCccgttcaggtagttgaagtctgctatcaaatcccccctcacttttctctgctgcagactaaataaccccagttccctcagcctctcctcctaagtcatgtgtcacagccccctaaccattttcattgctctctgctgaactctccccaatttgtccacatgctttCTGTAGTTGGGGGACCAGGTGTAACAACTGGATAAGGCCTTGGAGGTCTTATTACATATTACTATCCCCATACTCCTCCAtatctatctaatctaatctatctatctatctttagAGCAGTATCTCTCCAAGGACTTTGGTATTTTGTTCATGACACCAAAGGTAACGTAAGCAATTAAAATACTTGATCAGTGCCTCCTTTAGTTTAACACCTAAAGGAGATATAAGCTGTTCTTCCCCAGTAGCACTAAGAGGCTATTTAAGGAGCATTGTGACGCTGATAATTCACTGATGAAACTCATGGAGTGACCATGGTAATTTTGGAGATGATCTCTGGCATGTGTTATGcagcaagtcagactagatgattgtaatGGTTCCTCTGGCTTGGAATCTTTGAATCTATGAAAGGGCTGTGACAGCATTAAAGACAAATATTTATTTCCAGCCATCAGCCTAATAGAAGAACAAGAACGCTCTTCCCAGCTGTGGTGATTTCAAACAGCTTGAGAAACTAGTAGAACTAGGAGACTGAATTATATAATTCAAGGGGCAGCTATACGTGAACTGGAATAGaggtttttctctttctttctttatttattttaattgcaccagaatttgaactttttttttctctctctctctctctttctctctgcattGCTATCATGTAATATCTATGTTGCTGTTATATCGAAAGACTTTATAATTATCTATACTAGTTTGATTTTGCATGTCTGGACATGTTATTTAGATGATGCGGGACTTAATTAATTGTaaagttttttttgttaaattattAACTAATCTTTAAATATATAGACAGAATCACGCTATTtattcagatttctttttttaaaaaatgaatactaTATATATTctagatagatggatagacagatagattGATCAGAAGAGTAGAAAGACTCAGCTAACAGGTGGAGTCAATTTGTATGGATTGGGATTTCCTGTCAAAGGGGGTTGGTGCCTAACTGCTTAGACTCTCTCAAAAATCCTAGCTTGTAACGTTAGCTCTACTAATTGACCTATCTAGACAAAATATTGCTGTTCATCATTCACAATGACATGGAGTCAAAGACACTCACTCTGATGTAAATGATGAATTCACTCCACACTGAAGTGGATGGAGATGActgatttaaaatggaaaaaagtagtAATTTTTTTAGCAATAACCATAGTAATTAGTAATAACCATAGAGACGATTTGCCAAGGGTTGAAGTAGATTCTCCATAACtggcaaattttaaatcaagattttctTTTCCCTAAAAGTTCTGCTCTacgaattattttgggggagttctgtggcctgtggtaCACAAGAGATCGGACTAAATAATCTCactggtttcttctggcctttcTTCCACAAAGTGCTACTTGAAACTCGCTCTAGTCCCTTCATTGTGATGAGGATACTTTTAAAATGTGTGGTGTAATGTGCCTTGTTCTTATCTCCCCTAGGCTAATTTCACATTAATTTCACTAGAAGATTTATACTAGGTACTTCAAAGTCAATGGGCCAGTTGTCCAGCTGTTATGAATTGGTGTACAGTATTGAAATCAATTAGCCAGAAGCCCTGCTGGCATAAACTGACATAGCTTCATTGGAGTCCATGGACCAGATCCACACTTGGTGCAAATCAGTCTCTTTCCTTTGGTTTCTGGTCTTCTTTAGAATGAcactaatttacatcagctgagtgtCTGGTCCAGTGAGCTGATTTATGTCAGCAGGTGAGGAGTAGAGGAGATTTGGAAATGAAGAACCAATCCTCAGTCACAGAGTTCATCTTGGTGGGTCTGTCCAGCCTCCCTGAATACCAGATGTTCCTCTTTGTGTTATTCACCTTCATCTACATGGCAGCCCTCACTGGAAACCTCCTCATCGTCATCACTATTACTACCAGCACCAGactccacacccccatgtatttcttgCTTATCAACTTGTCCTTGATAAACCTTTTATCCATCTCAGTGTCCATTCCCAAAATGCTATGCAACCTTCTGGAGCACAAGAAGACCATTGCCTTCTTAGGCTGCATTACACAGATATATCTCTTCACTTGGACTCTGGGAAGTGAAGTTCTGGTCCTTGCTGCCATGGCTTTTGACCGTTATGTTGCTGTCTGCCACCCTTTGCATTACACCATCATCATGAGGAAGGAGGTTTGTGTTGAGTTAATCGCTGGCATATGGATAGCAGGGGTGATCAATTCTGCAGTCAACACTGGATTTGTGCTCCAGCTTTCTTTCTGCAACTCGAACATCATCAATCATTTCTTTTGCGAATTACCATCAGTGCTAAAACTCTCCTGCTCAGACATCAGCCTCAATGAAACCTTGGCTTTTCTGGCTGACATAGTCTTTGGGATGGGGAGTTGCGTGGTAACTTTAACATCCTATTACTTCATCCTGAGAACTATCTTGAAGATTCGCTCCACAGAAGGCAAGaagaaagccttctccacctgctcctcccacctcatagTCGTCATCTTGTACTACTCAACAGCCATTTACACCTACATACACCCCTCGTCGGCCTACTCTCCAGACAGAGACAAAGTGATCACTGTCCTATATTCCGTTATAACTCCAGCGCTCAACCCGATCATATACtccctgagaaacaaagaggtcaaaGAAGCCCTCAGGAAACTGATAAGAAGACTTGGGCCATATCAAAGAGAATAACATTATCTAGCTATGTATCTATCGTATTTATCAGTTTAGTATTTACGCGCTGAAAAAGATTTGTTCTTGAAAGTTCTTGCAATTGTACTTACTTTTCAGATAGAATGAAACATGTTTGTTACTGTTGATAATAACTTGGATATACCTGTAATACATCTGAGAACAGAGAATGCAGGTTGGGAGATGCTTTCTTTGAAAGGAGTGACTCAGACAAAAAATTAGGGATTAACACATGCAATTGCCTCAACATGAGGTTTCTGTGATGCTTtggcaaaaagggctaacatGATCCTTGGATGTAAAAAAGTGGAATATCATGTAAGAAAGTAAACTTGACTCTATATGAGCATTTTTTAGATGactactggaatattgtgtccatttTGGGAAGATGAAGCTGTtacagaagctaaatgaattctttgcattggtctccACCAGagccggattaaccttttgtgggccgtggcaccaaacatatttgtgggcccctgcGTAGTGACTGTGGGCTCCAAGTGTGggcctggtgtggcagtgccattggtgccataGTATATCCGGTACTGAATTTCTgagatatttttcattttgatcacacacctctacatgactatatgcattgccatacacagctccctcagcccccagtttttcttattgagctgtacacccctGTGGGTTTACAAGTGTCCACAGTAAGTAGAACTTTCACAGTGatcaaggaaactccccacagatttgtctccttcctcattcagaccttctgtAGCCATTTCTCCAATACCCCcctatgtcaccagtcactgcatgtggtcctagtctcagc
Above is a genomic segment from Gopherus flavomarginatus isolate rGopFla2 chromosome 11, rGopFla2.mat.asm, whole genome shotgun sequence containing:
- the LOC127030882 gene encoding olfactory receptor 13G1-like → MKNQSSVTEFILVGLSSLPEYQMFLFVLFTFIYMAALTGNLLIVITITTSTRLHTPMYFLLINLSLINLLSISVSIPKMLCNLLEHKKTIAFLGCITQIYLFTWTLGSEVLVLAAMAFDRYVAVCHPLHYTIIMRKEVCVELIAGIWIAGVINSAVNTGFVLQLSFCNSNIINHFFCELPSVLKLSCSDISLNETLAFLADIVFGMGSCVVTLTSYYFILRTILKIRSTEGKKKAFSTCSSHLIVVILYYSTAIYTYIHPSSAYSPDRDKVITVLYSVITPALNPIIYSLRNKEVKEALRKLIRRLGPYQRE